From the Plectropomus leopardus isolate mb chromosome 20, YSFRI_Pleo_2.0, whole genome shotgun sequence genome, the window aaagcaaacagcagcacGTGGGCTCTCCTCAACCTTCAGTCAGTGAGGTAAGACACATCTTCTACCAATAAACACAGGATATGTTAAAACATGGTAGCTGAGCCAATTTAGGGTTTAGAGTTTACTTCCTTGTTGATGCAAGCTAAAGCTGTGTTTCTAAGGAAGTGCGTGTCTGTATCTGacttttctgaaaatgttatagagctggttttaaaaaaaaaagtgtgtgagtgtaacaTTTCCTGTTTCTTCTATCAAGCAGTCGGCATGTCAGAGCTCCGAGGATGTTCTTCTCCCAGAGAGGCTGAAACTCTTATCTGATTTTATCCTCATGGCCATCGCTGTGCTTCACCAGCAGCAAGGTAAGACACTGACCATTTTCTCTGAggcacatttaaaatgttgctacTCATTATATAGTTCTGCTTTTGTGATCTGCTGTTTCCTTTTATTGAATGATAGCTAAAACTGCTAtcaaaaaaagtaatctttTATTAGGATTTTATCACAAAGGAGGTTGATTTATTTGCGTTTCTAATATTATGTATTCTTACATTctgtgacaaaatttcaaaagttttgatttaatttgctgcgcattaaccctttgaaatcttgatttacattgcttttcttgtgctgcattctgaagcctttcacaagtattaaaacctttgaacgctgagattagtagatttagaaaattctttttaaaaacactagttgagaaaactttatttttaattatcagaATATCGGAGTTAGTATAATTTTTAAGACactttttggggtgttttttattcactttcccattgttttgtttttaatttgtttgggGTGGGggattgtttattttgttttctgcaaattttcagataatttacttgtactttttactaatttctggattgttttttttgggggtcctttttttagaaatcaagcctattttttaagtttcctTTTAAGTTTCATTCTACTTGCATAGATTACTCTTATTTTGGGatttaatctaaaaatgttttttttttcctgtgaaaatgtaGTAACGGGTGTGGTGAAAGACGCATGACCGTGTCATCATAAGATGTCACTAGCAGACACAtgactcactgttttttttttcctccatgtgaGTTTCTTTTTACTACAACAACTTCTTGCATTACAACCTGTAAATTTAagtctttttgtcatttcagaaGTAACAATGATGCTACTAAAGATGAAGACTTATGTGGCTCTGCTGTTGGggatttctgttttgttgtcaaCGGAGTCCACGAGTGCTTCGATCCCAGACACCAGCAGCGTTTACTCAACCGCTGAACCAGACAAGATGACCACGCTGATGATCAGTGAGCATGCACTTCAGTCAGAAACTCCCAAACCTCCAGAGGTTAGTGATGCTCCACCAGTAAAGACCACTGCATCACCCACAGTGGAAGAGGCGGTCGTCACTGACAGAAGAGACAGCTCAAACGGCAGCACTTCTGGTTTGGCTGATATGAAAACTATAGAACCAACAAGCAGCTCAGGTCCACGATTGCTTCATACCTCTGCAGTAGCGACCACAGCTGCAGGGGTAGCACATCCACACCACAACCCAGCGATCTTAGAGACAACAAAACCTGCAGAATCTCATCAACAATCACCCACCACTGCTATTGACAAGACCGCTCCTGCAGCAATTTCTGCAACAGTGGCGTTGTTGCTGCAGCCTACGCTCACCACCAAGCCTAAAGTTACATCCAAGTTaccctccaccacctcctctgcTAATTCTACTCAGGCTCCAATCTTCATCCAAACTCTCAGCGGTTCCTCAGCTCCTGAGACAGTTGTAATGACAGATAACCCCACCTCTGAGACAGCACCGGTGTTTAGGCCCACAAAAAGCTTGACATCCACTGACAGCACTGAGATTTTGCCTACACAATCTGTTTCTGTGACGGGGACCCCAATATTTAAATCATCTGAATCAGCAGAGCCGAGATC encodes:
- the selplg gene encoding P-selectin glycoprotein ligand 1, with the protein product MAIAVLHQQQEVTMMLLKMKTYVALLLGISVLLSTESTSASIPDTSSVYSTAEPDKMTTLMISEHALQSETPKPPEVSDAPPVKTTASPTVEEAVVTDRRDSSNGSTSGLADMKTIEPTSSSGPRLLHTSAVATTAAGVAHPHHNPAILETTKPAESHQQSPTTAIDKTAPAAISATVALLLQPTLTTKPKVTSKLPSTTSSANSTQAPIFIQTLSGSSAPETVVMTDNPTSETAPVFRPTKSLTSTDSTEILPTQSVSVTGTPIFKSSESAEPRSTTEPATDSFSTDEVSTNNVSTTNVSTTDVSPTIVSTTSVSTTTVSATDVSPTIVSATNFSTTVVSTTNVSTTNFSTTPAGVLIPLVPKKLPAPTTKQTSVTTASPSTEAQRCSTRGVVTHCLIAIASLAALATIFMITTIILCTKLSARKYKVKKPQPATEMMCISALLPERNYTYTRQRNPVTNGVLVIHGGADSDEDGGDNLTLSSFLPENDRFV